A region from the Panicum hallii strain FIL2 chromosome 1, PHallii_v3.1, whole genome shotgun sequence genome encodes:
- the LOC112877050 gene encoding type I inositol polyphosphate 5-phosphatase 5-like codes for MSNHNAPRDIPKPASVDEFLVKNGKKKKSFMSGLFRKKGRSADKRLLSLRDRDVVFDLEGKSGEAIEFLDASPAAVRKSFSDRHCTTRIENLSLSCLNSPRGPNVDTREYRVFVGTWNVGGKPPDSSVNLEEFLQIEGLPDIYVLGFQEIVPLNAGNVLVAEDNEPAGKWLGLIYQALNKPQAQDGQTSGDELSPPESTSSQQSNRHGGRDTTSAIPKSASGGLLFPPKPSFKVVNKSYRVDNALVKTCTCMSDPSTMQRRAREMREFLYRVEAAAASPGRGADDDGGALPIEGGDQRGGGTNYCLIARKQMVGIFLSVWVRRELVQYVGHLRVDCVGRGIMGRLGNKGCVAMSMTLHHTSICFVCCHLASGEKEGDEVRRNSDVAEILKCAQFPRICKVPGQRIPEKIIDHDRIIWLGDLNYRISLSYEETKMLLEESDWNTLLEKDQLAIERQAGRVFKGWKEGKIYFAPTYKYRQNSDSYVWETAKSKKKRRTPAWCDRILWHGQGIEQLQYIRGEFRLSDHRPVCSVFVVEADVDSGSKIRKGYSTLDARIHCESPAIPKRHSFYDDF; via the exons ATGTCAAATCACAATGCACCCCGCGACATCCCCAAGCCGGCCTCCGTCGACGAGTTCCTCGTCAAGAAtggcaagaagaagaag TCCTTCATGTCGGGCCTCTTCCGCAAGAAAGGGAGGAGCGCGGACAAGAGGCTGCTCTCGCTGAGGGACCGGGACGTCGTCTTCG ATTTGGAGGGGAAAAGCGGCGAAGCGATCGAGTTCTTGGACGCGTCCCCTGCTGCCGTCCGCAAGAGCTTCTCAG ATCGCCATTGCACGACGCGGATCGAGAACCTGAGCCTGAGCTGCCTGAATTCGCCCAGGGGACCGAATGTCGATACCCGGGAATACCG GGTGTTTGTAGGCACATGGAACGTGGGAGGGAAGCCTCCTGACAGCAGCGTTAACCTCGAAGAATTCCTGCAGATTGAAGGATTGCCTGACATATACGTCTTGGG GTTTCAGGAGATCGTCCCTCTGAACGCCGGCAACGTGCTGGTCGCCGAGGACAACGAGCCGGCGGGCAAGTGGCTGGGCCTCATCTACCAGGCCCTCAACAAGCCGCAGGCCCAGGACGGGCAAACCTCCGGCGACGAGCTCTCGCCGCCGGAGTCCACCTCCTCCCAGCAGAGCAACCGGCACGGCGGCCGCGACACCACCAGCGCCATCCCCAAGTCCGCCAGCGGCGGCCTGCTCTTCCCCCCGAAGCCGTCCTTCAAGGTGGTCAACAAGAGCTACCGCGTCGACAACGCGCTGGTGAAGACGTGCACCTGCATGTCCGACCCGTCCACCATGCAGCGCCGGGCGCGGGAGATGCGCGAGTTCCTCTACCGcgtcgaggccgccgccgcctcgccgggccgcggcgccgacgacgacggcggcgcgctgccGATCGAGGGCGGCGAccagaggggcggcggcaccAACTACTGCCTCATCGCTCGGAAGCAGATGGTCGGCATCTTCCTGTCGGTGTGGGTGCGGCGGGAGCTCGTGCAGTACGTCGGCCACCTCCGGGTGGACTGCGTCGGCCGGGGCATCATGGGCCGCCTCGGGAACAAG GGATGCGTGGCGATGAGCATGACGCTGCACCACACGAGCATCTGCTTCGTGTGCTGCCACCTGGCGTCCGGCGAGAAGGAGGGCGACGAGGTGAGGAGGAACTCCGACGTCGCCGAGATCCTCAAGTGCGCGCAGTTCCCGCGCATCTGCAAGGTGCCCGGCCAGCGGATCCCTGAGAAGATCATTGACCACGA CCGGATCATATGGCTCGGGGATCTGAATTACCGAATCTCGTTGAGCTACGAGGAGACGAAGATGCTGCTAGAGGAGAGTGACTGGAACACTTTACTGGAGAAAGACCAG CTGGCGATCGAGAGACAAGCGGGGAGAGTGTTCAAGGGGTGGAAGGAGGGCAAGATCTACTTCGCGCCGACATACAAGTACAGGCAGAACTCAGATTCATATGTATGGGAGACTGCGAAATCGAAGAAGAAACGACGAACTCCGGCATG GTGTGACCGGATACTATGGCACGGCCAGGGGATCGAGCAGCTGCAGTACATCAGAGGCGAGTTCAGGCTCTCCGATCACAGGCCCGTCTGCAGCGTGTTCGTGGTCGAAGCCGATGTAGATAGTGGGAGCAAGATCAGGAAGGGTTACTCAACTCTAGACGCCAGGATCCATTGCGAGTCCCCCGCCATACCCAAGAGACACAGCTTCTATGATGACTTTTGA
- the LOC112879587 gene encoding probable beta-D-xylosidase 7, with the protein MGRRARFSLHVAAPAAVLLLHLMLAAASDPPYTCGAGAPPNIPFCDTGLPIDRRVGDLVARMTVAEKISQLGDESPAVPRLGVPAYKWWSEALHGVSDHGRGVHLSGPLRAATSFPQVILTAASFNPHLWYRIGQVIGVEARAVYNNGQAEGLTFWAPNINVFRDPRWGRGQETPGEDPTMTGKYAAVFVRGVQGYGISGPVNSTDLEASACCKHFTAYDLESWKGVTRYVFDAKVTAQDLEDTYNPPFKSCVEDGQASGIMCSYNRVNGVPTCADYNLLSKTARQSWGFYGYITSDCDAVSIIHDAQGYAKTAEDAVADVLKAGMDVNCGSYVQQHGASALQQGKITEQDIDRALHNLFAVRMRLGLFNGDPRRNRFGDIGPDQVCTQEHQDLALEAAREGIVLLKNDGGALPLSKPTVASLGVIGFNANDATRLLGNYFGPPCVTVTPLQVLQGYVKDTRFAAGCNSAACNVTAIPEAVQVASSADAVVLFMGLDQNQEREEVDRLDLTLPGQQQSLIESVANAAKKPVILVLLCGGPVDVSFAKTNPKIGAILWAGYPGEAGGMAIAQVLFGEHNPGGRLPVTWYPQDFTKVPMTDMRMRADPATGYPGRTYRFYRGPTVFDFGYGLSYSKYSHRFVSNGTKPPSMSSIAGLKALEPTTTAAGAAMYDVEAIGAEACERLKFPAVVRVQNHGPMDGNHPVLLFLRWSNATDGSGRPARQLIGFRSLHLRAMQAAHVEFEVSPCKHFSRASEDGRKVIDRGSHFVMVGEDDEFEMSLE; encoded by the exons ATGGGACGCCGCGCGCGCTTCTCCCTCCACGtcgccgcgccggcggcggtcctcCTCCTGCACCTGATGCTGGCCGCGGCGTCCGACCCTCCCTACAcctgcggcgccggcgcgccgcccAACATTCCGTTCTGCGACACGGGCCTGCCGATCGACCGGCGCGTGGGCGACCTCGTCGCGCGGATGACGGTGGCGGAGAAGATCTCGCAGCTCGGGGACGAGTCCCCGGCCGTCCCCAGGCTCGGCGTGccggcgtacaagtggtggtccgAGGCGCTGCACGGCGTGTCGGACCACGGCCGCGGCGTCCACCTCAGCGGCCCGCTCCGCGCCGCCACCAGCTTCCCGCAGGTCATCCTCACCGCCGCGTCCTTCAACCCGCACCTCTGGTACCGCATCGGCCAG GTGATCGGCGTGGAGGCGCGGGCGGTGTACAACAACGGTCAGGCGGAGGGCCTCACCTTCTGGGCGCCCAACATCAACGTGTTCCGGGACCCGCGGTGGGGCAGGGGCCAGGAGACCCCCGGCGAGGACCCGACGATGACCGGCAAGTACGCCGCCGTCTTCGTCCGCGGCGTGCAGGGCTACGGCATCTCCGGCCCCGTCAACTCCACCGACCTCGAGGCCTCCGCCTGCTGCAAGCACTTCACCGCCTACGACCTCGAGAGCTGGAAGGGCGTCACCCGATACGTCTTCGACGCCAAG GTGACGGCACAGGATCTGGAGGACACGTACAACCCTCCGTTCAAGAGCTGCGTGGAGGACGGCCAGGCCAGCGGCATCATGTGCTCCTACAACCGCGTCAATGGCGTGCCGACGTGCGCCGACTACAACCTCCTCTCCAAGACCGCCAGGCAGAGCTGGGGATTCTACGG ATATATCACTTCAGACTGCGACGCTGTGTCAATCATCCATGACGCGCAAGGGTACGCCAAGACGGCTGAAGACGCAGTTGCAGATGTCCTCAAGGCTG GGATGGACGTGAACTGCGGCAGCTACGTGCAGCAGCACGGCGCGTCTGCGCTGCAGCAGGGGAAGATCACCGAGCAGGACATCGACAGAGCCCTGCACAACCTGTTCGCCGTCAGGATGCGGCTGGGGCTCTTCAACGGCGACCCCAGGCGCAACCGGTTCGGCGACATCGGGCCGGACCAGGTCTGCACGCAGGAGCACCAGGACCTGGccctggaagcggcgcgggagggCATCGTCCTACTCAAgaacgacggcggcgcgctgccCCTGTCCAAGCCCACGGTCGCCTCGCTCGGCGTCATCGGGTTCAACGCGAACGACGCCACGCGGCTGCTGGGGAACTACTTCGGCCCGCCGTGCGTGACGGTGACGCCGCTCCAGGTGCTGCAGGGCTACGTGAAGGACACGAGGTTCGCCGCCGGCTGCAACTCCGCCGCCTGCAACGTGACGGCGATCCCCGAGGCGGTGCAGGTGGCGAGCTCGGCGGACGCCGTCGTGCTGTTCATGGGGCTGGACCAGAaccaggagagggaggaggtcgACCGGCTGGACCTGACGCTCCCGGGGCAGCAGCAGAGCCTCATTGAGAGCGTCGCGAACGCCGCGAAGAAGCCGGTGATCCTGGTGCTGCTGTGCGGCGGGCCGGTGGACGTGAGCTTCGCCAAGACCAACCCCAAGATCGGCGCCATCCTGTGGGCTGGATACCCCGGCGAGGCCGGCGGCATGGCCATTGCGCAGGTCCTTTTCGGAGAGCACAACCCAG GTGGAAGGCTACCGGTGACGTGGTACCCTCAGGATTTCACGAAGGTGCCCATGACGGACATGCGGATGCGCGCCGACCCGGCGACGGGTTACCCCGGCCGGACGTACCGGTTCTACCGCGGCCCGACCGTGTTCGACTTCGGCTACGGCCTGAGCTACTCCAAGTACTCCCACCGCTTCGTCTCCAATGGCACGAAGCCGCCGTCCATGAGCAGCATCGCCGGCCTGAAGGCGCTGGAGCCGACGACGACAGCGGCCGGCGCGGCGATGTACGACGTGGAGGCGATCGGGGCGGAGGCGTGCGAGCGGCTCAAGTTCCCGGCGGTGGTGCGGGTGCAGAACCACGGGCCCATGGACGGGAATCACCCGGTGCTGCTGTTCCTGCGTTGGTCCAACGCGACGGACGGTAGCGGCAGGCCGGCCCGGCAGCTGATCGGGTTCCGGAGCCTGCACCTGCGGGCGATGCAGGCGGCCCACGTGGAGTTCGAGGTGAGCCCGTGCAAGCACTTCAGCCGGGCCAGCGAGGACGGCCGGAAGGTGATCGACCGGGGCTCGCACTTCGTGATGGTCGGCGAGGATGACGAGTTCGAGATGAGCTTGGAGTGA
- the LOC112877060 gene encoding phosphatidylinositol transfer protein 3-like codes for MSLASGMTNGHGKEAALYEEHMSKIGKVRSALGQLSGKSALYCSDASIARYLIARNWDVKKATKMLKKTLKWRSEYKPDEIRWDDISDEAVTGKIYRTDYFDKSGRSILVMRPGCQNTKNANGQVKYLVYCMENAILNLPHGQDQMVWLIDFAGFNLGNLSIHVTKLTADVLQGHYPERLGVAILYNAPKFFEPFWKMASPLLERKTRNKVKFVYSDRPDTMKIFEDLFNMDELECAFGGKNPSTFNINDYAERMREDDKKMPSFWSPENSALTSEPYLMSNQKPRESSSVGAKTEQTESEKREDADTTDTTPEKKEESDTESEKEEETQTESSTVEQKSLPGEGTAPADKSGP; via the exons ATGAGTTTAGCGAGTGGTATGACCAATGGCCATGGGAAAGAAGCAGCATTATATGAGGAGCATATGTCCAAG ATTGGTAAAGTTAGATCTGCCCTAGGACAACTATCTGGAAAATCAGCTCTATATTGTTCAGACGCTTCAATTGCAAGATACTTGATAGCAAGGAACTGGGACGTGAAGAAGGCCACAAAAATGCTGAAGAAAACCTTGAAATGGCGTTCAGAATATAAGCCAGATGAGATCCGTTGG GATGATATATCTGATGAAGCTGTGACTGGAAAAATTTACCGAACCGATTACTTTGACAAGAGTGGCCGGAGTATCCTTGTCATGAGACCTGGATGCCAG AATACCAAAAACGCCAATGGGCAAGTCAAGTACTTGGTATACTGTATGGAGAATGCGATTCTAAATCTGCCACATGGTCAGGATCAGATGGTTTGGCTCATTGATTTCGCTGGCTTCAACTTGGGCAACCTGTCAATTCACGTGACAAAGTTGACGGCAGATGTTCTACAAGGCCATTATCCTGAAAGATTGGGTGTGGCAATTCTTTACAATGCCCCAAAGTTTTTTGAGCCTTTCTGGAAG ATGGCAAGCCCGCTTCTTGAGAGGAAGACCAGAAACAAGGTCAAATTTGTATACTCAGATAGGCCTGACACCATGAAGATCTTTGAAGATCTTTTCAACATGGATGAGCTAGAGTGTGCATTTGGTGGCAAGAACCCATCTACTTTCAATATAAATGATTATGCCGAGAGGATGAGAGAAGATGACAAGAAGATGCCATCATTCTGGAGCCCTGAGAATTCAGCTCTTACTTCGGAGCCATATCTGATGAGCAACCAAAAGCCCCGAGAAAGCAGCTCCGTGGGTGCCAAGACAGAACAGACTGAATCTGAAAAGAGGGAAGATGCAGATACTACGGATACTACACCTGAAAAGAAGGAAGAATCAGATACTGAATCTGAAAAGGAGGAAGAAACACAGACTGAATCAAGCACAGTTGAGCAGAAGAGCTTGCCAGGAGAAGGTACTGCCCCAGCAGATAAAAGTGGCCCCTAA
- the LOC112890662 gene encoding photosynthetic NDH subunit of lumenal location 4, chloroplastic, producing the protein MAPPVSSLSPMASSPIPSPQLPKPSRRTVAVAPCSSASSSPSTTSSPPCHAAAPQAASAGRRGMLALGAGFLASAALLGPAGDAGATRIEYYATVGDKLCDLNLVKSGLAYCDVEVGTGAQPPRGELINVHYTARFPDGTVFDSTYKRGRPLTMRIGAGKILRGLEQGISGGGGVPPMLVGGKRKLMIPATLAYGPEPAGCFSGDCNIPGNSTLLYDLFLVGIYK; encoded by the exons ATGGCGCCTCCCGTCTCCTCCCTGTCCCCAATGGCGTCCAGCCCAATCCCGTCGCCGCAGCTCCCCAAGCCCAGCAGAAGGACGGTCGCCGTCGCGCCCTGCagctccgcctcctcctcgccgtctACCACCTCGTCCCCTCcgtgccacgccgccgcgcctcaGGCGGCGTCGGCGGGTCGGAGGGGGATGCTGGCGCTGGGCGCGGGGTTCCTGGCCTCGGCCGCGCTGCTGGGTCCGGCCGGGGACGCCGGGGCGACGCGCATCGAGTACTACGCGACTGTCGGGGACAAGCTCTGCGACCTGAACCTCGTCAAGTCGGGGCTCGCGTACTGCGACGTCGAGGTTGGCACCGGCGCCCAGCCCCCGCGCGGCGAGCTCATCAAT GTGCACTACACTGCAAGATTTCCTGATGGTACAGTGTTCGACAGCACCTACAAGCGCGGCAGGCCACTGACAATGCGCATCGGCGCAGGCAAG ATCCTCCGTGGGCTTGAACAGGGAATCAGTGGCGGTGGAGGTGTGCCGCCCATGCTTGTTG GTGGAAAGCGCAAGCTTATGATACCTGCAACTCTGGCGTACGGGCCTGAACCAGCAGGCTGCTTCTCAG GAGATTGCAACATTCCTGGAAACTCCACACTTCTATATGACCTTTTCCTCGTCGGGATTTACAAGTGA
- the LOC112897130 gene encoding uncharacterized protein LOC112897130, whose product MAASTSQHALSSIKLWSNSSFSLEKRTCHVHSVSVGRRCPSARNLGLVCASNSQSSVVEPVQLPGSPKSGTTPRKSSESALILIRHGESLWNEKNLFTGCVDVPLTPKGVEEAIEAGKRICNIPVDVIYTSSLIRAQMTAMLAMMQHRRKKVPIIVHNESEQAHKWSQIYSEETKKQSIPVITAWQLNERMYGELQGLNKQETADRFGKEQVHEWRRSYDIPPPNGESLEMCAERAVAYFKDQIIPQLVAGKHVMIAAHGNSLRSIIMHLDKLTSQEVISLELSTGIPMLYIFKEGKFIRRGSPAGPSEAGVYAYTKNLAQYRQKLDSMIQ is encoded by the exons ATGGCTGCTTCCACATCTCAGCATGCGCTTTCATCCATCAAGTTGTGGTCCAACAGCAGCTTCAGTCTTGAGAAGAGAACTTGTCATGTGCATTCTGTATCAGTAGGGCGTCGCTGCCCCAGTGCCCGTAATTTGGGTCTAGTTTGTGCTTCAAACTCACAATCTTCTGTGGTTGAGCCAGTTCAGCTACCAGGGAGCCCTAAAAGCGGTACAACCCCAAGGAAGTCAA GTGAAAGTGCACTCATACTGATACGGCATGGCGAATCATTATGGAATGAGAAGAACCTGTTTACTGGATGCGTTGATGTTCCGCTGACGCCGAAGGGTGTTGAGGAGGCAATTGAGGCGGGTAAAAGGATATGCAATATCCCTGTTGATGTAATATACACTTCATCACTAATTCGTGCTCAGATGACTGCTATGCTTGCCATGATGCAGCACCGCCGTAAGAAG GTTCCAATCATTGTCCACAATGAGAGTGAACAAGCTCACAAGTGGAGTCAGATATACAGTGAAGAGACAAAGAAGCAGTCCATTCCAGTCATAACAGCTTGGCAGTTAAATGAGCGAAT GTACGGTGAACTGCAAGGTCTTAACAAGCAAGAAACTGCTGACCGGTTTGGCAAAGAACAAGTTCATGAATGGCGTCGCAGCTACGATATTCCTCCCCCAAATGGCGAGAGCCTTGAGATGTGTGCAGAGAGGGCAGTTGCTTATTTCAAAGATCAA ATTATACCTCAACTTGTGGCTGGAAAACATGTGATGATCGCTGCCCATGGGAATTCACTTCGTTCGATTATAATGCATTTGGACAAGTTGACTTCTCAAGAG GTTATCAGCCTTGAGCTGTCTACAGGCATTCCTATGCTGTATATATTTAAAGAAGGGAAATTCATCAGGCGAGGAAGTCCCGCAGGTCCTTCTGAAGCAGGTGTCTATGCTTATACCAAG AATTTGGCTCAGTACCGACAGAAGCTTGACAGCATGATTCAATAA
- the LOC112879201 gene encoding uncharacterized protein LOC112879201: MEPAERIGSGKALGKRPRSRVLPRTASMVTVPSAAKQGRQERGAGVPSSSSLPAGGAGMGHGGGAAAPRGFFSGGYLPGAETTAAFLKACGLCNRRLGPGHDTFIYRGEVAFCSQECREQQIQYDERMEHTCSLTSIKEAPSVSGASGSDQSGSGGDTVAAA; the protein is encoded by the exons atgGAGCCGGCGGAGCGAATCGGGTCGGGGAAGGCGCTGGGGAAGCGGCCCAGGAGCAGGGTGCTGCCCCGGACGGCCAGCATGGTGACGGTGCCGTCGGCGGCGAAGCAGGGCCGCCAGGAGCGGGGCGCCGGCGTGCCGTCGTCCTCCTCCCTGCCCGCTGGTGGCGCGGGGATGGGGcacggaggaggagcggcggcgccgaggGGGTTCTTCTCCGGTGGCTACCTTCCCGGGGCGGAGACGACGGCGGCGTTCCTGAAGGCGTGCGGCCTCTGCAACCGCCGCCTCGGACCCGGCCACGACACCTTCATCTACAG GGGTGAGGTGGCATTCTGCAGCCAGGAGTGCCGGGAGCAGCAGATCCAGTACGACGAGCGCATGGAGCATACCTGCTCCCTGACCTCCATCAAGGAGGCCCCGTCCGTCTCCGGCGCCAGCGGCTCCGACCAGTCCGGCAGCGGCGGGGacaccgtcgccgccgcctaG
- the LOC112900300 gene encoding uncharacterized protein LOC112900300: MVENAHGSGRHAFGDLTNILCKRPALSDPEKSTGGIKIRRIERTWKEFHENAISSSRGKGIVFGHLFDGVAKENFEKPSIFRHTKVQHMAAKAAGLLSKEIGDLRDRSASIDSFDLSDKDQDSSLDSEGEYDEDDDVMDGELPGHFSSSELANKTAANDGECLTQEEIVGSSGNQKPMSSLDFMTGGDMPSSSVSHASARTGGSEEIVATKSCACSFCLKAAFMWTDLHYQDSRSRLSVLKKSIKFARSLEAKKGKGNEYAANVPGYNSKRAVGLEFELSQQQSQLFLYTENALLRESAQLHSAFVKLKELRGNCKTDLETISNPLLGK; this comes from the exons ATGGTGGAAAACGCTCACGGTAGTGGTCGCCATGCGTTCGGGGACTTGACAAATATCCTTTGCAAGCGACCAGCCCTATCAGATCCAGAGAAGAGTACTGGTGGAATAAAGATTAGACGGATCGAAAGGACTTGGAAAGAGTTTCATGAAAATGCAATAAGCAGCAGCAGAGGGAAAGGGATTGTATTTGGGCATTTATTTGATGGTGTTGCCAAGGAGAATTTCGAAAAGCCTTCTATTTTTCGGCATACTAAGGTCCAGCACATGGCTGCCAAGGCAGCTGGGCTGCTATCCAAGGAGATCGGTGACTTGAGGGACCGTAGCGCATCAATAGATTCATTTGATCTCAGTGATAAGGACCAGGATTCCTCGCTGGATTCTGAAGGTGAgtatgatgaagatgatgatgtgATGGATGGTGAATTGCCGGGTCATTTTAGCAGCTCAGAGCTAGCTAATAAAACAGCAGCCAATGATGGCGAGTGCTTGACTCAAGAGGAGATAGTTGGATCATCGGGAAATCAGAAGCCTATGTCTTCATTGGACTTTATGACAGGTGGTGACATGCCAAGTTCTAGTGTTTCACATGCTTCAGCGAGAACTGGTGGCTCAGAAGAAATTGTTGCCACAAAATCTTGTGCTTGTTCTTTTTGTCTTAAGG CTGCTTTTATGTGGACGGATCTCCATTATCAGGATTCAAGAAGCCGGCTTTCTG TGTTGAAGAAAAGCATAAAGTTTGCTAGATCGTTGGAGGCCAAAAAAGGCAAAGGAAATGAatatgctgccaatgtacccgggtataactcaaAACGAGCTGTGGGGTTGGAGTTTGAACTATCTCAACAACAGAGCCAACTCTTTCTTTATACAGAGAATGCCCTTCTTCGCGAGTCAGCACAGCTT CATTCAGCTTTTGTGAAGTTAAAAGAATTGAGAGGGAACTGCAAGACGGATCTTGAGACTATCAGCAATCCTTTATTAGGAAAATGA